One genomic region from Sphingobacterium sp. UGAL515B_05 encodes:
- a CDS encoding coagulation factor 5/8 type domain-containing protein, whose protein sequence is MQPFRNYIKPIIALLMIQPVLAETSYKLNKPTYTGAYGTTVTAVVTHQPDPSELAKSPNGLRKTAAVKARRQNDVVKDKSKVGSPEVFIQKGRIYLNFSKRLTDKEIIGPFLIRRSQGRLGDYQTIAKVTQPKFVDQVLDGSPYDYYYEIQTVKGEFVARLSLELQLFGENTFVYSPTDNKVRVGNEVNQLHEKMFGKEFSPHRYALLFKSGDYKEAGLLKIPFYVQIAGLGKVPYDVAISNIHTPPHLADGNGTCTFWRAAENLSVIGPESYEEEQTFKWAVSQAAPLRRIYSTRVVRNQWANGWVSGGYTADCYFEAAAGSKNQQQWYTRNSFLNKGRGKFEEIKYNYCFQGVDFGPSVDKNSYQNNWAEGGNVTVIPTTPVIREKPFVFFDKDGRYKVFRPALKHNHTGVSYTRDDMGAGDIIDVEKEFYVVKPGDTAAEMNRQLGNGKHLLITPGMYELSEPLHVSKANTIILGLGLATLIPGAANPHTAIDVDDVAGVTVASLMFDAHYSSHSLIQVGQEKTGIRHESNPTLLADLFLRIGGFRAHKVHVDQSVIVNSNDVIGDHFWIWRADHGVKGSVGWDMNTTRNGLVVNGDYMTMYALFNEHFQEYQTYWTGNYGRTYFFQCESPYDAPDQAAYRSENGTRDGFAAYKVADTVQQHEAYAFGIYDVLVNPIRIESSVEVPVKPGVRLKHICNNSLSNGPNRGYGYIINQVGKSTYNTWRDNRTFVVEFP, encoded by the coding sequence ATGCAACCATTTAGAAACTATATTAAGCCTATTATCGCGTTGTTGATGATACAACCCGTCCTTGCAGAAACTAGCTATAAGCTAAATAAACCAACCTATACTGGGGCGTACGGAACTACAGTAACCGCCGTCGTGACACATCAACCTGATCCAAGCGAGCTCGCGAAAAGTCCAAATGGCCTAAGGAAAACGGCCGCGGTAAAAGCCAGGCGGCAAAACGATGTTGTGAAAGATAAATCCAAGGTAGGCAGTCCCGAAGTCTTCATCCAAAAGGGGCGAATATACCTTAATTTTAGTAAACGGCTGACCGATAAAGAGATAATAGGGCCCTTTCTTATCCGACGGAGCCAGGGCAGGTTGGGCGATTATCAAACTATTGCCAAAGTCACACAGCCCAAATTTGTGGATCAAGTGCTCGATGGTAGTCCATACGACTATTATTATGAGATCCAGACCGTAAAAGGAGAGTTTGTAGCACGTTTGAGTTTAGAACTCCAGCTGTTTGGTGAAAATACATTTGTTTATAGTCCAACAGATAATAAGGTGCGTGTCGGCAATGAAGTCAATCAGCTCCATGAAAAGATGTTCGGAAAAGAATTTAGTCCCCATCGCTATGCATTGCTGTTCAAATCGGGCGATTACAAAGAGGCAGGACTATTGAAGATTCCTTTTTATGTGCAGATTGCTGGATTAGGTAAAGTGCCTTATGATGTTGCGATTTCAAATATACACACGCCGCCCCACCTTGCCGATGGGAACGGGACCTGTACATTCTGGCGTGCTGCTGAGAATCTGTCTGTCATCGGTCCGGAGAGCTATGAGGAAGAACAAACTTTTAAATGGGCGGTTTCCCAAGCTGCCCCCTTGCGTCGTATTTATTCCACACGGGTGGTGCGCAATCAATGGGCAAATGGATGGGTTAGTGGTGGTTATACCGCAGACTGCTATTTTGAGGCAGCTGCAGGTTCCAAAAACCAGCAGCAGTGGTATACACGAAACTCCTTTCTAAACAAAGGAAGAGGTAAGTTTGAAGAAATTAAATACAATTATTGTTTTCAGGGAGTCGATTTTGGACCTTCTGTTGATAAGAATAGCTATCAAAATAATTGGGCAGAAGGCGGCAACGTGACGGTCATTCCAACGACACCCGTGATTCGTGAAAAGCCCTTTGTGTTTTTTGACAAAGATGGGCGGTATAAAGTGTTTCGGCCAGCGCTAAAGCATAATCATACAGGCGTATCCTATACACGCGACGATATGGGGGCGGGAGATATTATCGATGTGGAGAAGGAGTTTTATGTTGTCAAACCCGGCGATACAGCGGCGGAGATGAACCGACAGTTAGGGAATGGCAAGCATTTGCTGATTACACCCGGGATGTATGAGTTATCTGAACCCCTTCATGTCAGCAAGGCCAATACCATTATACTTGGACTTGGCTTGGCCACATTGATACCCGGCGCAGCAAATCCGCATACGGCAATTGATGTTGATGATGTTGCAGGTGTCACTGTTGCGTCATTGATGTTTGACGCGCATTATAGTTCGCATAGTTTGATTCAGGTCGGTCAGGAAAAGACCGGGATAAGACATGAAAGTAACCCGACCCTGCTGGCGGACCTATTTCTGCGTATTGGCGGATTTCGGGCCCACAAAGTTCATGTCGACCAATCGGTTATTGTCAATAGCAATGATGTGATCGGAGATCACTTTTGGATATGGCGTGCCGATCATGGGGTGAAGGGCAGTGTTGGTTGGGATATGAATACGACACGCAATGGATTGGTGGTCAATGGCGATTATATGACCATGTATGCTTTGTTCAATGAACATTTTCAGGAATATCAAACCTATTGGACCGGTAATTACGGCCGCACCTATTTCTTTCAATGTGAAAGTCCTTACGATGCGCCGGACCAGGCAGCATACCGGAGCGAAAATGGGACACGCGATGGGTTTGCGGCTTACAAGGTCGCCGATACGGTGCAGCAACATGAAGCCTATGCTTTTGGAATATATGATGTGCTGGTCAATCCGATTCGCATTGAAAGTTCGGTGGAAGTACCGGTAAAACCCGGTGTTAGGCTCAAACATATCTGTAACAACAGCTTGTCCAATGGTCCCAATCGTGGCTACGGTTATATCATCAATCAAGTAGGAAAAAGTACATACAATACCTGGCGGGATAATCGGACATTTGTGGTGGAGTTCCCTTAA
- a CDS encoding glycoside hydrolase family 2 TIM barrel-domain containing protein, with translation MNIIFKQFINLGYIACLFFSSSVHAQTVLDGRVSVDFSSNWKFRKEEAITDRIVKQKQREQIVDLPHTWNIADVMDDTPGYYRGGTQYQNTFYWKTAWQNKRIVLHVGAANQEATVFVNGKQVKAHIGGYTAFNVDITDDLNRRVNGKNTIVMQVTNRFNQDIAPLSGDFTFFGGVYRKVSLLLLDQIHFADPVYGSSGLRVNAKVDSRENATIHLDGAIQNTSASQQAIVIETTLVDADGVAVKKVQQKENLKPHSYSNFQLNIAEIEHPKLWSPDLPYLYCLITRIYNSKGRQLDQLDNSVGFRWFSFHPEKGFFLNGKSLKLVGASRHQDFKGMGNAVPDSLQVQDLVKLKAMGGNFLRVAHYPQDPAVLKACDSLGLLASVEIPLVNEITESPTFAANSFQMQKEMIRQYFNHPSIIIWGYMNEIFLRPHFPKDKERQEKYFKSVLSLAEKLEALTRDEDTTRYTMIANHGNFDLYHRTGLTKVPMLVGWNLYPGWYGGKIADFGKQLEHIHQQLPEKPLLVTEYGADADYRIHSDKPVRFDKSIEYAIRYHQGYLNDILQKAFVAGGVAWNLSDFNSETREESMPHINTKGLLTWDRKAKDSYFLYQAYLKKAPFVKIGGTFGKKWALRTEPDRALIGSGWLKLPIFSNADSVELLLDGMSLGVSKPVDRMILWPVNLSRGSHTVKAQAFHNGKLSAVDETVMDCEVLPYDLKKDSDWQELRINVGDNREYIDSLGNRWFPDQPYERESWGYLKGEKYRLKNTGRENLGTDVNISGTGDDPLFQTQLQGLESYRFDLPNGNYEVELFFAELDGPNNKENLLYDLEQREKKQEQKGMDRVFDIRIGDHALATDLNVLREVGAFSVLRRKFQVKVHSDGNLVISFIPKKGEPILNAIRLKKINQSVNP, from the coding sequence ATGAATATAATATTTAAACAATTCATCAACCTAGGCTATATAGCCTGTCTATTTTTCTCTTCGAGCGTACACGCGCAAACCGTACTAGATGGAAGAGTTTCAGTTGATTTCTCGTCAAACTGGAAATTCAGGAAGGAGGAAGCTATCACAGACCGTATAGTTAAACAAAAACAACGGGAACAGATTGTTGATCTACCACATACCTGGAATATAGCCGATGTCATGGACGATACGCCTGGCTATTATCGCGGTGGCACTCAATATCAAAATACCTTCTATTGGAAAACTGCCTGGCAAAATAAACGAATAGTACTTCATGTAGGGGCCGCCAATCAGGAGGCAACCGTATTTGTGAATGGTAAACAGGTGAAAGCCCATATTGGTGGTTATACGGCTTTCAATGTCGACATTACAGACGATCTCAATCGAAGAGTAAATGGAAAAAATACGATAGTGATGCAAGTCACCAATCGCTTCAATCAGGATATCGCGCCATTAAGTGGCGATTTTACTTTTTTTGGAGGTGTTTACAGAAAAGTGTCTTTGCTGCTGTTGGATCAGATCCATTTTGCAGATCCTGTTTACGGAAGCAGTGGTTTGCGCGTAAATGCAAAAGTTGATTCCCGAGAAAATGCAACAATTCATCTTGATGGGGCTATTCAGAATACTTCAGCATCACAACAAGCTATTGTGATTGAAACTACGCTTGTGGATGCCGATGGAGTGGCGGTAAAAAAAGTACAGCAGAAAGAAAATCTAAAACCTCATTCATACAGCAATTTCCAATTGAACATAGCTGAAATTGAGCATCCAAAATTGTGGTCGCCAGACTTGCCGTACTTGTATTGTTTGATAACGCGGATTTATAATTCCAAGGGCCGACAGCTAGACCAGCTGGATAATTCCGTTGGTTTCCGCTGGTTTTCATTCCATCCCGAAAAAGGCTTTTTTTTAAACGGAAAATCACTAAAATTAGTAGGAGCCAGCCGACACCAGGATTTTAAAGGTATGGGCAATGCTGTTCCCGATAGCCTACAAGTACAGGATCTTGTGAAATTAAAAGCGATGGGCGGTAACTTCCTGCGTGTGGCACATTATCCGCAGGATCCTGCCGTATTGAAAGCCTGCGACAGCTTGGGCTTGTTGGCATCGGTAGAAATTCCGCTTGTAAATGAGATTACTGAAAGTCCAACGTTTGCAGCCAATAGCTTTCAGATGCAGAAGGAGATGATTAGACAATATTTTAACCATCCGAGTATCATTATCTGGGGCTATATGAACGAAATCTTTCTTCGGCCCCATTTTCCAAAAGATAAAGAACGTCAGGAAAAATATTTTAAATCAGTGCTATCATTGGCGGAAAAACTCGAAGCGCTCACACGAGACGAAGATACTACACGCTATACGATGATCGCCAATCATGGAAACTTTGATCTCTATCATCGGACGGGGCTGACCAAGGTTCCTATGCTTGTGGGCTGGAATTTGTATCCGGGCTGGTATGGTGGCAAAATTGCAGATTTTGGCAAGCAGTTGGAACATATTCATCAACAGTTGCCCGAGAAACCCTTATTGGTAACTGAATATGGAGCAGATGCCGACTATCGAATACATTCGGATAAACCAGTTCGTTTCGACAAAAGTATTGAATATGCTATTCGGTACCATCAGGGCTATCTCAATGACATCCTACAGAAAGCATTTGTCGCTGGCGGGGTGGCATGGAATTTATCCGATTTTAATTCGGAGACCAGGGAGGAAAGCATGCCACATATCAATACCAAAGGTTTGCTGACCTGGGACCGGAAAGCGAAGGATAGCTATTTTCTATATCAAGCTTATCTCAAGAAAGCCCCTTTTGTAAAAATAGGAGGTACTTTTGGAAAAAAATGGGCTTTAAGGACCGAGCCGGACCGGGCATTAATAGGATCCGGATGGCTAAAGCTGCCCATATTCAGTAATGCTGATTCGGTGGAACTCCTGCTGGATGGTATGTCGTTGGGCGTAAGCAAGCCTGTGGATCGGATGATATTATGGCCTGTAAACCTAAGCCGTGGATCACACACGGTGAAAGCCCAGGCTTTCCATAACGGAAAATTAAGTGCAGTCGATGAAACTGTAATGGATTGTGAGGTATTGCCCTATGATCTGAAGAAGGATAGTGACTGGCAAGAACTCCGCATCAATGTTGGCGACAATCGAGAATACATAGATTCCCTGGGAAATCGATGGTTCCCAGATCAGCCTTATGAAAGGGAAAGCTGGGGTTATTTAAAGGGCGAAAAATATCGTCTGAAAAATACAGGCCGTGAAAATCTGGGGACCGATGTAAATATTAGCGGTACAGGGGATGACCCGCTCTTCCAGACACAATTGCAGGGACTGGAATCCTACCGATTTGATCTGCCTAATGGCAATTACGAGGTCGAGTTATTTTTTGCCGAATTGGATGGCCCGAATAACAAGGAAAACCTCTTATATGATCTTGAGCAGCGAGAGAAGAAACAGGAGCAAAAGGGCATGGATCGCGTTTTTGACATTCGGATTGGAGACCACGCGCTTGCTACGGATTTAAATGTGTTGCGTGAAGTCGGGGCTTTTAGCGTGCTTCGTCGAAAATTTCAGGTGAAAGTGCACAGCGATGGTAACTTAGTGATTTCCTTTATTCCTAAGAAAGGAGAACCGATACTGAATGCGATCCGACTTAAAAAGATAAACCAGTCAGTCAACCCATAA
- a CDS encoding 7TM diverse intracellular signaling domain-containing protein: MYTVERMKIRGFALLLLLFQMGLLFGQKPIALSLGTAEHIFKTTEVYYIEDSTNALSFAEIRSPEHAEQFKPNERYYPKNFNRSSTYWFRVRMSFDQHLSHDRIIELFDQTADMVEAFIPNGTDGFVHYRAGASIDFENRQFMHKNFEFLIPTLQKGTYEAYFKVRSRQMVNVILVYRTLDRFVQYTLTEYFTFGLFYGMIILFSFNNLLMYFAVRGRQYLYYVLYILCVGLYEMSSDGIAFQYLWPENPWFNQYATAVFVCCVSVFALLFTKSLLHVKQKEPKLNRLLDLVIILRIAFFLYCLGFNQNWFIYKFVEIVPLSVAFISGIWLWKKNYRPARYFVLAYTFLFLGFVLKVIYVLGYARFLPSSIGHYSITFGFVLEMTFLSFAIHDKVRLLKSKKERAQKRVIEQMQINEKLQEKHNRDLERKVQERTLEVMQKSKELLEKSEIINDQNRELKEMNSLLWAQSEEIGRMNQLLTKDNKNLQTNIERITDDRVLSKEMNFEEFGIKYPDKETCYKVLSDLKWKKEYRCIKCGYDNYCAGKTPYSRRCTKCTYEESVLNNTIFENVRIPINKAFYLVYLVHFHQGDISSYKLSQKLGIRQSTCWNYASKVKDILTTSGKKHKKNEKSGWTRLVLQALDRPT, from the coding sequence ATGTATACTGTAGAAAGGATGAAAATACGCGGATTTGCGCTATTGTTATTGTTATTCCAAATGGGTTTGCTATTTGGTCAAAAGCCTATTGCGCTATCGCTCGGTACAGCCGAGCATATTTTTAAGACCACAGAAGTATACTATATCGAAGATAGTACCAATGCCCTGTCATTTGCAGAAATAAGATCACCGGAACATGCAGAACAATTTAAACCTAATGAGCGATACTATCCCAAAAATTTCAACCGGTCCTCAACGTATTGGTTTAGGGTGCGAATGTCTTTTGATCAACACCTATCCCATGACCGGATTATCGAGCTGTTCGATCAGACTGCCGACATGGTGGAGGCATTTATCCCAAATGGAACAGACGGTTTTGTCCATTATCGGGCCGGCGCTTCGATCGATTTCGAGAATAGGCAGTTTATGCACAAGAATTTTGAATTCCTAATCCCTACATTACAGAAAGGTACTTACGAGGCTTATTTTAAGGTACGATCAAGACAGATGGTCAACGTAATTTTGGTTTATCGTACCCTAGATCGTTTTGTTCAATATACGCTGACTGAATATTTTACGTTTGGTCTGTTCTATGGGATGATTATTCTGTTTAGTTTCAACAATTTACTCATGTATTTTGCTGTCAGAGGGCGCCAATACCTGTATTATGTCCTCTATATCTTGTGTGTCGGATTATACGAGATGTCTTCGGATGGTATCGCTTTTCAGTACCTATGGCCCGAAAATCCCTGGTTCAATCAATACGCAACAGCAGTTTTTGTCTGCTGTGTTAGCGTGTTTGCGTTGTTATTTACGAAATCCTTACTGCATGTAAAACAAAAAGAGCCTAAATTGAATCGTTTGTTGGATCTGGTCATTATTTTAAGAATCGCATTCTTTCTGTATTGTTTAGGTTTTAACCAGAACTGGTTTATCTACAAATTTGTTGAGATTGTTCCATTGTCAGTTGCCTTTATTTCGGGGATATGGCTTTGGAAGAAAAACTATCGTCCAGCCCGGTATTTCGTGCTTGCTTATACGTTTCTTTTCCTCGGCTTTGTGTTGAAAGTAATCTATGTATTGGGCTATGCGCGTTTTCTGCCCAGTTCGATCGGGCATTATAGCATCACATTTGGCTTTGTACTGGAGATGACTTTTCTCTCATTCGCAATTCATGATAAAGTTCGGCTCTTGAAAAGCAAGAAAGAACGGGCACAAAAGAGAGTCATTGAACAGATGCAGATCAACGAGAAACTCCAGGAGAAGCACAATAGAGATCTCGAACGGAAAGTGCAGGAGCGCACGCTGGAAGTGATGCAGAAATCAAAAGAACTGCTTGAAAAATCCGAAATTATTAACGATCAGAATCGCGAACTGAAAGAGATGAATAGCCTATTATGGGCTCAGTCGGAAGAAATTGGCCGCATGAACCAGTTGTTGACAAAGGATAATAAAAACCTACAGACCAATATTGAACGGATTACCGATGATCGGGTGCTTTCCAAGGAAATGAATTTTGAAGAATTTGGGATAAAATATCCAGATAAGGAGACCTGTTATAAGGTCTTGTCCGATTTGAAATGGAAAAAAGAATACCGTTGTATAAAATGTGGGTACGATAACTATTGTGCCGGTAAAACACCTTATAGCCGAAGGTGCACCAAGTGTACCTATGAAGAATCTGTGTTGAACAATACGATTTTTGAAAATGTACGGATTCCAATTAATAAAGCCTTTTATCTGGTTTATCTCGTGCATTTCCATCAGGGCGACATCTCTTCCTATAAGCTTTCGCAGAAATTGGGTATTCGGCAGAGTACCTGCTGGAATTATGCAAGCAAGGTAAAAGACATCCTGACAACAAGCGGTAAAAAACATAAAAAAAATGAAAAATCAGGTTGGACAAGATTGGTGCTGCAAGCGCTAGATCGACCAACATAA
- a CDS encoding RagB/SusD family nutrient uptake outer membrane protein → MKKINIKVAAVFASITLLAVHGCKKSFLDSDQLSQYSPDNLNNVDALKGVLNALGKAARGEFFGDAAPMLTESIFSDVAVEGTTDKATPAQNLVSLITPDANLNSDDFNKIGWYWTNFFAAVRSANTVISNIDRPTYSSEAQKNEILGAAYFYRAYFYYRLVHEFGDVPLQLKDLSAPKYDFYSTKREVILKKMKEDLEFAQLWVKDGVNKGEVTNGAVNHLLTKIDLALGDFDGAIAAASKVIDGGKYTLMKNRFGSTAADQSKNVVWDLHRMDNKAIPANKEALFLVIDRQTLQGRTDLGSQLMRNTVPAWHFANLKIPQGGLQAIVDAVSAEIPLTRMYGRGIGRYRGTYYSTKEIWTDQTDYRHAKGMWMDMTDLVYNNPAIKASKDPEISKLYGQPIQQFTKENINKVFTNGSLDTIRHWFGWPHYKVFINSTNQFAEDPNWNPPRGTNTDWYVFRLAETYLLRAEAYVWKGQQAQAMADINAVRGRANAALLQNATKVTIGTVLDERARELFWEEARKSELTRIAYIFAQTGIPAYNGKTYSMANFSQSNFFYDRIIEKNSFYRDKVPTVQGVHYEIAPYHVLWPVPASAQRFNTNGMINQNQGYAGAENNVPPLDKIVE, encoded by the coding sequence ATGAAGAAAATAAATATAAAAGTAGCTGCCGTTTTCGCATCAATCACCTTGTTGGCTGTCCATGGATGCAAAAAGAGCTTTTTGGACTCCGATCAGCTATCGCAGTATTCTCCGGATAATCTAAACAATGTCGATGCCCTTAAGGGGGTGTTGAACGCTTTGGGTAAAGCAGCCCGGGGCGAATTTTTTGGTGATGCTGCTCCCATGTTGACCGAATCGATCTTCTCGGATGTTGCTGTGGAAGGAACTACAGACAAAGCAACACCGGCGCAGAACCTTGTTTCGTTGATCACACCAGATGCCAACCTCAATAGTGATGACTTCAATAAAATTGGTTGGTATTGGACCAATTTTTTCGCTGCAGTCCGGTCTGCTAATACGGTGATAAGTAATATCGATCGCCCAACATATAGTTCAGAGGCTCAGAAAAATGAAATTTTGGGTGCTGCTTACTTCTACCGCGCTTATTTTTACTATCGATTGGTGCACGAATTTGGCGATGTACCGCTACAGTTGAAAGATCTTTCGGCTCCGAAATATGATTTTTACTCAACCAAAAGAGAGGTTATTCTGAAAAAGATGAAAGAAGACCTGGAGTTTGCGCAGCTTTGGGTTAAAGATGGTGTTAATAAAGGGGAAGTGACAAATGGGGCCGTCAATCACCTGTTGACAAAAATAGATCTCGCATTGGGAGACTTTGACGGAGCTATTGCTGCTGCCAGTAAAGTGATTGACGGTGGTAAATATACCTTGATGAAAAACCGCTTTGGTAGCACCGCGGCAGACCAATCTAAAAATGTCGTATGGGATTTACACCGCATGGACAACAAAGCAATCCCTGCAAATAAAGAGGCTTTATTCCTGGTGATTGACCGACAAACGCTGCAAGGCCGTACGGATCTTGGTTCTCAGTTGATGCGGAATACCGTTCCAGCTTGGCATTTTGCCAACTTAAAAATCCCACAAGGCGGACTGCAGGCCATTGTGGATGCTGTGAGTGCAGAAATCCCGCTGACACGGATGTATGGTCGTGGCATTGGTCGTTATCGCGGTACTTATTACAGTACCAAAGAAATATGGACAGATCAGACAGATTACCGTCATGCAAAGGGAATGTGGATGGATATGACGGATCTTGTTTACAATAATCCGGCAATCAAAGCTTCAAAGGACCCCGAAATCAGTAAACTTTATGGTCAGCCGATCCAGCAGTTTACAAAAGAAAATATCAACAAAGTGTTTACCAATGGTTCGTTGGATACTATTCGTCACTGGTTTGGATGGCCCCATTATAAGGTTTTCATCAATTCAACCAATCAATTCGCCGAGGATCCAAATTGGAATCCGCCGCGCGGAACAAACACGGACTGGTATGTCTTTCGCTTGGCCGAAACCTACTTGTTGCGTGCAGAAGCCTATGTATGGAAGGGCCAGCAGGCACAGGCTATGGCAGATATCAATGCCGTTCGGGGAAGAGCAAATGCTGCGCTACTGCAAAATGCGACAAAAGTTACCATCGGTACCGTATTGGATGAAAGGGCAAGAGAACTCTTTTGGGAAGAAGCACGTAAGTCAGAGTTGACACGTATTGCTTATATTTTTGCGCAGACCGGTATCCCGGCTTATAATGGCAAAACATATAGCATGGCTAACTTCTCGCAAAGCAATTTCTTCTACGATCGTATTATTGAAAAAAATTCCTTCTATCGCGATAAGGTTCCTACTGTACAGGGGGTGCATTATGAGATTGCGCCATACCATGTGCTGTGGCCTGTACCTGCATCTGCACAACGGTTTAATACCAATGGGATGATCAATCAGAATCAGGGTTATGCCGGCGCAGAAAACAATGTGCCGCCGCTCGATAAGATTGTTGAATAG